The following coding sequences are from one Gossypium hirsutum isolate 1008001.06 chromosome A12, Gossypium_hirsutum_v2.1, whole genome shotgun sequence window:
- the LOC121203151 gene encoding desiccation-related protein PCC13-62, with translation MPLLDISPQTYNTFVTMILNGTKKSNPSYNPYANTNSFLFAAVFASSFLKQYYAGIMPSIIGKDERELLSGIALYEAGVFGALRAELNARVNLTVPPFNFTVGNLTNLSAQLANRLAGCGVKDEGLIVPLQLGAENRTSSNIVPGNANSLAYARSAREILRIVFTTGNATRSGGIFPRGLNGALYRRILTLKLS, from the exons ATGCCACTGTTGGATATAAGCCCACAAACTTATAACACCTTTGTCACCATGATTTTGAATGGCACTAAAAAATCGAATCCTTCATACAATCCATACGCCAACACAAACAGCTTTCTGTTTGCAGCtgtttttgcttcttcttttctAAAACAATATTACGCTGGAATTATGCCTTCGATTATCGGCAAAGATGAACGAGAG cTGCTGTCTGGAATTGCGCTCTATGAGGCTGGAGTATTTGGAGCTCTTCGAGCAGAACTCAACGCCAGGGTCAATTTAACTGTGCCGCCATTTAATTTCACAGTGGGGAATCTCACCAACCTTTCTGCACAATTGGCTAACCGACTTGCGGGGTGCGGTGTGAAAGATGAAGGTTTGATTGTGCCACTGCAACTCGGAGCCGAGAATAGAACCAGTAGTAACATCGTGCCGGGGAATGCCAATTCCCTTGCATATGCACGGTCCGCGAGGGAGATCTTGAGGATCGTATTTACAACTGGCAACGCCACCAGGTCCGGTGGAATTTTTCCACGTGGTTTAAATGGAGCACTTTATCGACGGATCCTTACTCTAAAACTTAGCTGA